CTATGGCGGGCAGGCGGTGATGGAAGGGGTGATGATGCGCGGGGCGCACAGCGTCGCCGTGGCCGTCCGTAACCCCAAGGGCGAGATCGTCGTTCATGAGCAGCCAGTTAATGCGGCGTTGTATCGTGGGCCGATCAGCCGTATTCCGTTTCTGCGGGGCATGACGCTGCTGTGGGATGCGCTGGGGCTGGGCACACGGGCGCTGATGTGGTCAGCAGATGTTGCCCTGGGCGAGGAAGACAATGTGAGCTTCAGCGGTCCGCTTGGCATCGGGACGGTGCTCTTCGCCCTGGTGTTCGGGATTGGGCTGTTCTTCCTGTTGCCGGCGGCTGCTGCGGGCGGCTTGGAAAGCGTATTGGGCCTTGAACACAGCGAACTGCTGACCAATATTGTGGAGGGAGTCATCCGCCTGCTCCTGATCATCGGCTACATCTGGGCCATTGGCCGGATGCCCGATATCGCCCGCATCTTTCAGTATCACGGCGCGGAACACAAGACGATCAACGCCTATGAAGCGGGTGCACCGCTCACCCCGGAGAGCGTGGCCCGCTTCCCGCTGGAGCATCCGCGTTGTGGGACGGGGTTCCTGCTGGTGGTAGCGGTGATCAGCGTGCTGGTCTTCTCGCTGCTGGGTCGCCCTCCGCTAGTCTGGTTGCTGCTTTCCCGCGTGCTGCTGATTCCGGTGATCGCGGGCATCGCCTATGAGTACATCAAGTTCACTGCGGCGCGGATGAACCGGCGCTGGATCCGGGCGCTGGTCGCACCCAGCCTGGCATTGCAGAAACTGACGACCAACGAACCGACGCCGGATATGCTCGAGGTCAGCATCCTGGCGCTACAGCGGGTCCTGGCGGCGGAGAAGGCGCACCAGCCTGGCGCAGCAGTCGAGTCTGAGGCGGAGGAAGTCGCGGCTGTTGCGCGGTGAATCCACTGTGCCCGGCTGGAGAAACGGGGAGCGAGCAGCGTCTCGCCCCCCGTTGTCGTGCTTAGCCAGCATCAGTCGTAGCGAATGTCGCAGTAGGCAAAGCCTGTGGCAGCACGCGCCTCCTGATATGCGATCCAGGCGTGCAGACCGAGGTCTTTCAGCCGCAACCCGTCAGCGATCAGGGTAGGGTAGCGGGCGGCCAGGGTGTTGATATGCTCGCAGGGGTAATCTTCGCATAGCGGGCAGACGGTGATCCCGCGTTCGACGGCGCAGCGGCGAATCGCGCAATCGGGGTTGCCACAGGCGCCGCTGCGACAACCCAGGCACTGCCGGCTTTCGTCTGCCAGGTCGGCCAGAAACTGCCAGAAGGCCTCAAAGCCGGGAATCGCTTGGCCCCAGAACGGATACCCCTCCCGATCCATAGACTCGCGCAGGCGCTGTGCCTGCCGGGGAATGCGTCCACACTGAGCGCACAGCCGGCAGTACAGCCCGCAATACGTGACAAGCTTCAGGTCGTCCATCGCTGGTATCCCTTTGGTGCTTGCGGATGCCGCCGGGAAGCCGTACGGCGGGCGCGCCTGCTGCCGGGCGTCAGTGTGCGCACGTGCTGCAACTGCCGCCAGCGCAGCCGCTACAGCCGCCGCTATGGCTGTGGCCGTTGCCGCCTGTCTCGGTGATGAAGTGGATCCGGCTCAATCCGCGTTCGCAATCCGCGCTGCCGCAATCCGGGCAGACAGGGTGGGCGGTATCCACCTCGGCGTAGGAAAGGCGGACCTCGAAGCGGTTGGCGCAGGTATGGCAAATGTAGTTGTACTTTGGCATACCGTTTAGCTCTCCTCTGTAGCCAGACGCTTCAGTTCGTAGAGTTTGGTGATCGCGTCCAGTGGCGTTAGCTCATCGATCTTCAGTTCGCGCAGGATGCGGATGACTTCCGGTGGTTCTATGGAAAACAGGCTAAGCTGGGTGGGCGCGCCGGGCTGCCGGGACTTGATAGTGAAGTCGCTGCCGGCTTCCTCCAGTTCGGCCAGAATTTCGTTGGCGCGATTGATCACGCCTTTGGGGATGCCGGCCAGCTTGGCGACGTGGATGCCATAGGAGCGGTTGGCCCCGCCGGGCAATACCTTGTGCAGGAAGACCACGTTATCCCCTTCTTCAGCCACCGCCACATTGTAATTGCGGACGCGGGGCAGGATGTTAGCCAGTTCGGTCAGTTCGTGGTAATGGGTGGCGAAGAGTGTCTTACAGCCCAGATGAGGACTGTTGTGCAGGTACTCGACCACGGCGCGGGCAATGGCCATGCCATCGTAGGTGCTGGTACCGCGCCCGACTTCGTCAAGGATGACCAGGCTGCGCCGTGTGCCACCGGAAAGGATACGCGCTGTTTCCACCATCTCCACCATGAAGGTGCTCTGCCCGGCGTGGATTTCGTCCTGGGCGCCGATGCGGGTGAAGATGCGGTCAACCAGGCCGATCGTGGCGCTTTCCGCCGGGACAAAGCTGCCGATCTGGGCCATCAGTGTGATCAGAGCGACCTGGCGGATGAAGGTGCTCTTGCCGGACATATTCGGCCCGGTGATGATCAGCAGGCGTTGGTCGGCGTCAAAGGTCACGTCGTTGGGGACGTAACGCTCTTCCCGCAGCAGCTTTTCCACCACGGGGTGGCGGCCCTGGCGAATGATCAGTACGTCATCCTCGGTGAGCGTGGGGCGCGTGTAACCTTCGCGGGCAGCGACCTCAGCCAGCGCGGCGAAGACATCCAGGTGAGCCAGGGCATTGGCGGTACGCAGCAGGCGGTCACTGTGGCTGGCGACGACCTGCAGCACTTCCCGGAACAGGCGGGATTCGACCTCCAGGATGCGCTCCTCAGCATTGAGGATCAGCGATTCGTATTCTTTGAGTTCCGGCGTGATATAGCGCTCGCTGTTGACCAGCGTCTGCTTGCGGATGTATTCTGACGGGGCGTTCTTGCTCTGTGCCTTGCTGATCTCGATGTAGTAGCCAAAGACTTTGTTGAAGCCGACCTTGAGCGTCTTGATGCCGGTGCGTTCGCGTTCGACCGATTCGAGGCTGGCAACCCAGGCTTTGGCATCCCGACTGGAGGCGTGGATGCCGTCCAGTTCTGGCGAATAGCCGGGACGAATCACGCCAATGGTGTTGAGGGTGGCCGGGGGATCGTCGGCGATGGCACGCCTGATCAGATCCGCTACCTCGTCGGATGGGTCCAGGGCATCATGCAGGGAGGCCAGCGCGGGCAGGGAGACGATCAGGGCGCGGAGGGCGGGGATCGCTTCCAGGCTCTGCCGTAGGGCCACCAGATCGCGCGGGCCAGCGTTGCCGCCGATGACGCGATTGGTCAGGCGCTCCAGATCGGCCACGCCTTTGAGTGTCGCCAGGACTTCATTGCGAATGCTGACGTGCTGAAAGAGGGCTTCGATGGCGTCCTGCCGGGCAACCAGTTGCTTGAGATCAAGCAGCGGCTGGCCAAGCCAGCGCCGCAGCAGTCGCC
The genomic region above belongs to Anaerolineae bacterium and contains:
- a CDS encoding DUF3795 domain-containing protein, with translation MDDLKLVTYCGLYCRLCAQCGRIPRQAQRLRESMDREGYPFWGQAIPGFEAFWQFLADLADESRQCLGCRSGACGNPDCAIRRCAVERGITVCPLCEDYPCEHINTLAARYPTLIADGLRLKDLGLHAWIAYQEARAATGFAYCDIRYD
- a CDS encoding DUF1385 domain-containing protein; protein product: MEKKPLKFSYGGQAVMEGVMMRGAHSVAVAVRNPKGEIVVHEQPVNAALYRGPISRIPFLRGMTLLWDALGLGTRALMWSADVALGEEDNVSFSGPLGIGTVLFALVFGIGLFFLLPAAAAGGLESVLGLEHSELLTNIVEGVIRLLLIIGYIWAIGRMPDIARIFQYHGAEHKTINAYEAGAPLTPESVARFPLEHPRCGTGFLLVVAVISVLVFSLLGRPPLVWLLLSRVLLIPVIAGIAYEYIKFTAARMNRRWIRALVAPSLALQKLTTNEPTPDMLEVSILALQRVLAAEKAHQPGAAVESEAEEVAAVAR
- a CDS encoding zinc ribbon domain-containing protein encodes the protein MPKYNYICHTCANRFEVRLSYAEVDTAHPVCPDCGSADCERGLSRIHFITETGGNGHSHSGGCSGCAGGSCSTCAH
- the mutS gene encoding DNA mismatch repair protein MutS, translating into MAKSTITPVRRQYLDIKSQYPDTIVFFRLGDFYETFDQDAEVAARELDLVLTSRPVSKHQRVPMAGIPYHAVENYVARLIEKGYHVAICEQMGTTPINGLVPREVTRVITPGTVIEPGLLAERRNNYLLAVYPERDKHGSWTRAGLAYVDITTGEFAATQLEGEQTPVSVMEELARLAPREVIFPQSWAERGITLPPGSHLTPFSDWHFETGNARQALLSHFGIRDLHGFDLESRPLAVNAAGAILQYLADTQRNALRQLATLRAYSTESFMLLDRATRRNLELTETIRTGETQGSLLGVLDRTVTPMGGRLLRRWLGQPLLDLKQLVARQDAIEALFQHVSIRNEVLATLKGVADLERLTNRVIGGNAGPRDLVALRQSLEAIPALRALIVSLPALASLHDALDPSDEVADLIRRAIADDPPATLNTIGVIRPGYSPELDGIHASSRDAKAWVASLESVERERTGIKTLKVGFNKVFGYYIEISKAQSKNAPSEYIRKQTLVNSERYITPELKEYESLILNAEERILEVESRLFREVLQVVASHSDRLLRTANALAHLDVFAALAEVAAREGYTRPTLTEDDVLIIRQGRHPVVEKLLREERYVPNDVTFDADQRLLIITGPNMSGKSTFIRQVALITLMAQIGSFVPAESATIGLVDRIFTRIGAQDEIHAGQSTFMVEMVETARILSGGTRRSLVILDEVGRGTSTYDGMAIARAVVEYLHNSPHLGCKTLFATHYHELTELANILPRVRNYNVAVAEEGDNVVFLHKVLPGGANRSYGIHVAKLAGIPKGVINRANEILAELEEAGSDFTIKSRQPGAPTQLSLFSIEPPEVIRILRELKIDELTPLDAITKLYELKRLATEES